A single region of the Actinoplanes sp. SE50/110 genome encodes:
- a CDS encoding endo alpha-1,4 polygalactosaminidase — protein MTGRRLAAVRTTLLLTTLLLLTACRPGVPAATVRPGATEVTSQPDAQRWVPAPGVTWQWQLTVPVDPTVNATVYDIDGFLNGADLVSDLHRRGRRVVCYVEVGSAEEFRPDYLDWPRELLGRPNGWPGERWLDIRDPARLRPVLAAQFDMCRAKGFDAIEPDLMDGYANDTGFPASAADQLRFNRFVARLAHDRGLSVALKNDVEQAAELVGDFDFTVNEECAAFAECSRLTPFIRAGKAVLHAEYDLAPAEYCAESHRLRLSSLHKNRNLDAVATPCPAG, from the coding sequence ATGACCGGCCGGCGCCTTGCCGCCGTCCGGACCACGCTGCTGCTGACCACGCTGTTGCTGCTGACCGCCTGCCGGCCGGGCGTGCCCGCGGCCACCGTGCGCCCCGGCGCGACCGAGGTCACGTCACAGCCGGACGCGCAACGTTGGGTGCCCGCACCCGGCGTCACGTGGCAGTGGCAGCTCACCGTGCCGGTCGACCCGACCGTGAACGCCACGGTCTACGACATCGACGGTTTCCTCAACGGTGCGGATCTGGTGTCCGACCTGCATCGTCGGGGGCGCAGGGTGGTCTGCTACGTCGAGGTCGGCTCGGCCGAGGAGTTTCGCCCCGATTACCTGGACTGGCCCAGGGAACTGCTCGGCAGGCCCAACGGCTGGCCGGGGGAGCGGTGGCTGGACATCCGCGACCCGGCGAGATTGAGGCCGGTGCTGGCCGCCCAATTCGACATGTGCCGGGCGAAAGGTTTCGACGCGATCGAACCGGACCTGATGGACGGGTACGCCAACGACACGGGTTTCCCGGCCTCGGCGGCCGACCAGCTGCGGTTCAATCGGTTCGTCGCGCGGCTCGCCCACGATCGCGGCCTGTCCGTGGCGCTCAAGAACGACGTCGAGCAGGCGGCCGAGCTGGTCGGCGACTTCGACTTCACGGTCAACGAGGAGTGCGCCGCCTTCGCCGAGTGCTCGCGCCTGACGCCTTTCATCCGGGCCGGGAAGGCGGTGCTGCACGCCGAGTACGATCTGGCGCCGGCTGAATACTGCGCCGAGTCTCATCGCCTGCGCCTCAGCTCCCTGCACAAGAATCGCAACCTGGACGCCGTCGCCACACCATGCCCGGCAGGCTGA
- a CDS encoding glutamate--cysteine ligase, with amino-acid sequence MSSMTATATTTTGPDTPPALTLGVEEEFLLLDPATGGNVPLADRVTAALPEPVRSRSRREMRRSMVEVVTGVCTGLPDMRAQLAEQRRAAADAADAAGAHLVAIGATPVTEQDVTVPPDPRYQDLVTRYGPVALDPAACGLHVHVGVPDREIAVQVCNHLQVWLPVIRSLTGNSPFFQGVDTGHASWRSVQLLRWPSMGPTPYFASAREYDRTVAQLVASGMVLDEAAIYWYARLSPTYPTVEIRVGDVCTDIDDTILVAALVRAAVATAIADIRAGRPAPRPRDCLLNAANWQSAHDGLSGDLIDLRLGRARPAWEFIDEFVATVSPALRAAGDLETVLDGLTRLRAGGDGATRQRAIHHGTGDLRAVLATLAAWTRAG; translated from the coding sequence ATGAGCTCGATGACCGCGACCGCCACCACCACGACCGGACCGGACACACCGCCGGCACTCACCCTCGGGGTCGAGGAGGAGTTCCTGCTGCTCGACCCGGCCACCGGCGGCAACGTACCGCTCGCCGACCGGGTCACCGCCGCCCTGCCGGAGCCGGTCCGCAGCCGCAGCCGGCGGGAGATGCGACGCAGCATGGTGGAGGTGGTCACCGGGGTCTGCACCGGACTGCCCGACATGCGGGCGCAACTGGCGGAGCAGCGCCGGGCGGCGGCCGACGCGGCCGACGCGGCCGGCGCCCACTTGGTCGCCATCGGGGCCACGCCGGTGACCGAGCAGGACGTCACCGTGCCGCCGGACCCGCGATATCAGGATCTCGTGACCCGGTACGGCCCGGTGGCCCTCGACCCCGCGGCCTGCGGCCTGCACGTGCACGTCGGCGTGCCGGACCGGGAGATCGCCGTGCAGGTGTGCAACCACCTGCAGGTGTGGTTGCCGGTGATCCGCTCGCTCACCGGCAACTCACCGTTCTTCCAGGGTGTCGACACCGGACATGCCAGCTGGCGGTCGGTGCAGCTGCTGCGCTGGCCCAGCATGGGTCCGACCCCCTACTTCGCGTCCGCCCGCGAGTACGACCGCACGGTGGCCCAGCTGGTCGCCTCCGGGATGGTGCTCGACGAGGCCGCCATCTACTGGTACGCCCGTCTCTCCCCGACCTATCCGACCGTCGAGATCCGGGTGGGTGACGTCTGCACCGACATCGACGACACCATCCTGGTGGCCGCGCTCGTGCGGGCCGCCGTCGCCACCGCGATCGCCGACATCCGCGCCGGCCGGCCCGCACCCCGCCCGCGGGACTGCCTGCTGAACGCGGCGAACTGGCAGTCCGCGCACGACGGGCTCAGCGGGGACCTCATCGACCTGCGCCTGGGCCGCGCCCGGCCGGCCTGGGAATTCATCGACGAGTTCGTCGCCACGGTCAGCCCCGCGCTGCGGGCGGCCGGTGACCTGGAGACGGTGCTCGACGGGCTCACCCGGCTGCGGGCCGGCGGCGACGGCGCCACCCGGCAACGCGCGATCCACCACGGAACCGGCGACCTGCGCGCGGTGCTGGCCACCCTGGCCGCCTGGACCCGTGCCGGCTGA
- a CDS encoding sugar phosphate nucleotidyltransferase: protein MHAVILAGGKGVRLRPYTTVLPKPLVPIGDQYSILEIIMRQLSQFGFRSATLAIGHLGHLIRAYVGDGRQWGLERVDFTTEESPLGTIGPLLGLRDQLPEHFVVMNGDVLTDLNYADLLDRHRNSGSELTVATFARQVKIDFGVLTSVGGRIVDFTEKPTMDYRVSMGVYGMSASALRRYTPGLPLGFDELVLDMLAQGRGPAEYEFDGNWLDIGRPDDYDRANTEFGVLAPLLLPQLRAEAA from the coding sequence ATGCACGCAGTGATCCTGGCCGGCGGGAAAGGCGTGCGGCTGCGGCCGTACACGACGGTGCTGCCGAAGCCGCTGGTGCCGATCGGTGACCAATACTCGATCCTGGAAATCATCATGCGGCAGCTGTCGCAGTTCGGCTTCCGCTCCGCGACCCTGGCGATCGGCCACCTCGGACACCTGATCCGGGCCTACGTCGGCGATGGCCGGCAGTGGGGCCTGGAGCGGGTGGACTTCACCACCGAGGAGTCGCCGCTGGGCACCATCGGGCCGTTGCTGGGTCTGCGCGACCAGCTACCGGAGCACTTCGTGGTGATGAACGGTGATGTCCTGACCGACCTGAACTACGCCGATCTGCTGGACCGGCACCGCAACAGCGGGTCCGAGCTGACGGTCGCCACCTTCGCCCGGCAGGTGAAGATCGATTTCGGGGTGCTGACCTCCGTGGGCGGTCGCATCGTCGACTTCACCGAGAAACCCACCATGGACTATCGGGTGAGCATGGGGGTGTACGGCATGTCGGCGAGCGCACTGCGCCGGTACACCCCGGGCCTGCCCCTGGGTTTCGACGAGCTGGTGCTGGACATGCTGGCCCAGGGACGGGGTCCGGCCGAGTACGAATTCGACGGCAACTGGCTGGACATCGGCCGGCCGGACGACTACGACCGGGCCAACACCGAGTTCGGGGTGCTCGCTCCGCTGTTGTTGCCGCAGCTGCGGGCCGAGGCGGCCTGA
- a CDS encoding SDR family NAD(P)-dependent oxidoreductase, with product MTTVAVTGADGFIGSHLVENLVERGHRVRAMAQYNSLGTWGWLDALSPDVMANVEVLTGDVTDSDTVRDLITGAGTVYHLAALIAIPYSYRAPRSYVNTNVIGTLNVLEAVREQGCDRLVHTSTSETYGTAMTVPISETHPVQAQSPYAASKAGADKLVDSYHASFDTPTVIMRPFNTFGPRQSARAVIPTVISQLAAGADEIRLGALDPTRDFLFVHDTAEAFATVGTAPAEKVVGQSFNAGTGDEISIGKLAEMICALMGRPVPVRLENERLRPTNSEVMRLVCDSSKLRAATGWAPAHDLASGLKLTIDWFLDPANLAKYRPGTYAR from the coding sequence ATGACGACGGTCGCAGTAACCGGTGCCGACGGCTTCATCGGCTCCCACCTGGTCGAGAACCTGGTCGAGCGCGGTCACCGCGTGCGCGCCATGGCTCAGTACAATTCGCTCGGCACCTGGGGCTGGCTGGATGCGCTCAGTCCCGACGTGATGGCCAACGTGGAAGTGCTCACCGGCGACGTCACGGACAGCGACACGGTGCGCGACCTGATCACCGGCGCCGGCACGGTTTACCACCTCGCCGCCCTGATCGCGATCCCGTACTCCTACCGGGCGCCCCGTTCCTATGTGAACACCAACGTGATCGGCACGCTCAATGTGCTGGAGGCGGTCCGGGAGCAGGGCTGCGACCGGCTGGTGCACACCTCCACCAGCGAGACGTACGGCACCGCGATGACCGTGCCGATCAGTGAGACGCACCCGGTGCAGGCGCAGTCGCCGTACGCGGCCAGCAAGGCCGGCGCCGACAAGCTGGTGGACAGCTACCACGCCAGCTTCGACACCCCCACGGTGATCATGCGACCGTTCAACACGTTCGGGCCGCGGCAGTCCGCCCGGGCGGTCATCCCGACGGTGATCAGCCAGCTCGCCGCCGGCGCCGACGAGATCCGGCTGGGCGCGCTCGACCCGACCCGTGACTTCCTCTTCGTGCACGACACCGCCGAGGCGTTCGCCACCGTCGGCACCGCACCGGCCGAGAAGGTGGTCGGCCAGTCCTTCAACGCCGGCACCGGCGACGAGATCTCCATCGGCAAGCTGGCCGAGATGATCTGCGCGCTGATGGGCCGGCCGGTGCCGGTGCGGCTGGAGAACGAACGGTTGCGCCCGACCAACTCCGAGGTGATGCGGCTGGTCTGCGACAGCAGCAAGCTGCGGGCGGCCACCGGCTGGGCCCCGGCCCATGACCTCGCCTCCGGGCTCAAGCTGACCATCGACTGGTTCCTGGACCCGGCGAACCTCGCCAAGTACCGCCCCGGCACCTACGCGCGTTGA
- a CDS encoding SMI1/KNR4 family protein produces the protein MFDLDLFRHLVVPPDNAPVANDWSAVEARLGTGLPSDYKSLVDTYGLGSFGNFFHVFCPDAGSKRGLDLEYQHERTTWALDYLAERGHTLPHPSADLLSCGRSDNGDVAYWITAGSDDPEQWRIGLGETRGHLWEEFDGGLGEWLAAVLSRRIRMKIFPKDFPRRTVRFTPIT, from the coding sequence ATGTTTGATCTTGATTTGTTTCGGCACCTGGTCGTCCCGCCGGACAACGCGCCGGTGGCAAATGACTGGAGCGCGGTTGAGGCGCGTCTGGGTACCGGCCTGCCGTCGGACTACAAATCGCTGGTGGACACGTACGGGCTCGGCTCGTTCGGCAACTTCTTCCACGTCTTCTGCCCTGACGCCGGGTCGAAGCGGGGTCTCGACCTCGAGTACCAGCATGAGCGCACTACCTGGGCGCTCGACTACCTGGCGGAGCGTGGCCACACCCTGCCCCACCCCTCCGCCGACCTGCTCTCCTGCGGCCGCTCCGACAACGGTGACGTGGCGTACTGGATCACCGCGGGGAGCGATGACCCGGAGCAGTGGCGAATTGGCCTGGGAGAGACGCGCGGCCACCTGTGGGAGGAATTCGACGGTGGCCTCGGTGAGTGGCTGGCGGCCGTCCTATCTCGTCGCATCCGCATGAAGATCTTCCCCAAAGACTTCCCCCGCCGAACAGTCCGCTTCACCCCCATCACGTGA
- the pelF gene encoding GT4 family glycosyltransferase PelF — MKVALLTEGTYPHSMGGVSVWCDQLLRGLKHHEFDVYAIVASGVEPAVWELPANVTAHGIALWPPVAGRPRSRTPRTAERLASAYGDLIEALLLPSESAADAFAAALRGIVEHAASETVGTDLSPYGEMAVSRLLKAWAANAALSQVAVPSVLDALTAVDVIERSLRPLLHPTPRADVTHAVTNGLAALPGLAAKWRYGTPMLLTEHGVYLRERYLGLRAAEYNWPIKATLAAFLRLLCTTVYRSADLVAPGNKYNRRWETKFGAHPELIETVYNGVEPDDFPTAGAEPEAPTVTWAGRVDPIKDLETLIRSFALVHAEMPEARLRIFGGTPAGAEGYRQRCEALVVKLGLAGAATFEGRVAEIRDAYAAGHVVALSSISEGFPYTLIEAMTSGRATVSTDVGGVSEAVGSTGLVVPPRDPEAMAAACLALLRDDTRRRELGRQARERALANFTVDKAVDSYDAIYHDLAFRQSRRLENTAVADTVVLNIVVPDPAGPEAAGIR; from the coding sequence GTGAAGGTCGCACTACTCACGGAGGGGACCTACCCGCACTCGATGGGTGGGGTCAGCGTGTGGTGTGACCAGCTGTTGCGTGGCTTGAAACACCACGAGTTCGACGTGTACGCGATCGTGGCCTCCGGCGTCGAGCCGGCCGTGTGGGAACTGCCGGCGAACGTCACGGCCCACGGCATCGCGCTGTGGCCGCCGGTCGCCGGCCGGCCCCGGTCCCGCACGCCCCGGACCGCCGAGCGGCTCGCCTCGGCGTACGGGGACCTGATCGAAGCGCTGCTGCTGCCGTCCGAGTCGGCCGCCGACGCCTTCGCGGCGGCGCTGCGCGGGATCGTCGAACACGCCGCATCCGAGACGGTGGGGACGGACCTGTCCCCGTACGGCGAAATGGCGGTCAGCCGGCTGTTGAAGGCGTGGGCGGCGAACGCCGCGCTGAGCCAGGTCGCCGTGCCGTCGGTACTGGACGCGTTGACCGCGGTGGACGTCATCGAGCGTTCACTGCGGCCCCTGCTGCACCCGACGCCGCGGGCGGACGTCACCCATGCGGTGACCAACGGGCTGGCCGCCCTGCCCGGCCTCGCCGCCAAGTGGCGGTACGGCACGCCGATGCTGCTCACCGAGCACGGCGTCTACCTCCGTGAGCGATACCTCGGGCTGCGCGCCGCCGAGTACAACTGGCCGATCAAGGCGACTCTCGCCGCGTTCCTCCGGCTGCTCTGCACCACGGTGTACCGCAGCGCGGATCTGGTCGCCCCCGGCAACAAGTACAACCGCCGCTGGGAGACGAAGTTCGGCGCGCACCCGGAGCTCATCGAGACCGTCTACAACGGCGTGGAACCCGACGACTTCCCGACGGCCGGCGCGGAGCCGGAGGCACCCACCGTCACGTGGGCCGGCCGGGTCGATCCGATCAAGGATCTGGAAACCCTGATCCGCAGCTTCGCACTGGTGCACGCGGAAATGCCCGAGGCCCGGCTGCGCATCTTCGGCGGCACCCCGGCCGGGGCCGAGGGGTATCGGCAGCGGTGCGAGGCTCTGGTCGTCAAACTGGGACTGGCCGGAGCGGCGACCTTCGAGGGCCGGGTGGCGGAGATCCGCGACGCCTACGCGGCCGGGCATGTGGTGGCGCTGTCGAGCATCTCCGAGGGTTTCCCGTACACCCTGATCGAGGCGATGACCTCGGGCCGGGCGACGGTCTCCACCGACGTCGGCGGTGTCAGCGAGGCGGTGGGCAGCACCGGCCTGGTGGTGCCGCCGCGTGACCCTGAGGCGATGGCTGCCGCCTGCCTGGCGCTGCTGCGCGACGACACCCGGCGGCGGGAACTGGGCCGGCAGGCCCGGGAGCGGGCGCTGGCCAACTTCACCGTGGACAAGGCGGTCGACAGCTACGACGCCATCTACCACGACCTGGCTTTTCGGCAGTCGCGAAGGCTGGAGAACACCGCCGTCGCCGACACCGTCGTACTGAACATCGTCGTACCCGACCCGGCCGGTCCCGAGGCGGCGGGTATCCGATGA
- a CDS encoding DUF6069 family protein: MTGYGDDVGTTSDRYTINAGRYWASAVAAALVAALVAIAGVLIARGLFDVPVLARRSHGAWGDAHTATYATGAALATLLAAGLLHLLTLAVAEPRRFFRWIMALITLIGVITPLTLADKPGPRIATALITLAIGVTITAILDSVASATSHPRPAEQRDALAATRRWTAEPPTYRQS; encoded by the coding sequence ATGACCGGCTACGGCGACGACGTCGGTACGACATCGGACCGGTACACCATCAACGCCGGCCGCTACTGGGCCAGCGCCGTCGCGGCCGCCCTGGTCGCGGCCCTGGTCGCGATCGCCGGCGTACTCATCGCCCGCGGCCTGTTCGACGTGCCCGTGCTGGCCCGTCGCAGCCACGGCGCCTGGGGCGACGCACACACCGCCACCTACGCCACCGGCGCCGCGCTGGCCACCCTCCTCGCCGCCGGCCTGCTGCACCTGCTCACCCTGGCCGTCGCCGAGCCGCGCCGCTTCTTCCGCTGGATCATGGCCCTGATCACCCTGATCGGCGTCATCACCCCGCTGACCCTCGCCGACAAACCCGGCCCGAGAATCGCCACCGCGCTGATCACCCTGGCCATCGGCGTCACCATCACCGCCATCCTGGACAGCGTCGCCTCCGCCACCAGCCACCCCCGCCCTGCCGAGCAGCGCGACGCCCTGGCCGCCACCCGCCGGTGGACGGCCGAGCCCCCAACGTACCGGCAAAGTTGA
- a CDS encoding SUKH-4 family immunity protein, with translation MKVEFLTYSGEMPPGCPEGVWSELCRTGLPSVRVNIFTPAKRPVLISAGSEGTQADGILLGYSRENVELYLEFRSGNVLLLWPQEEGRAVVNTSLSAFRESLVQVDARYPFYPKDRDLDMAQDAEEALRRILTEIDGAATADPDGYWSSFLEDVAVGDYAATAL, from the coding sequence GTGAAAGTGGAGTTCCTAACCTATTCCGGCGAAATGCCGCCCGGATGCCCCGAAGGCGTTTGGAGCGAACTGTGCCGGACCGGCCTGCCGAGCGTGCGTGTCAACATATTCACGCCCGCGAAACGACCTGTTTTGATATCCGCTGGTAGTGAGGGCACGCAGGCGGACGGAATTCTTTTAGGATATTCCAGGGAAAACGTCGAGTTATATCTAGAATTCCGTTCGGGTAATGTACTCCTGCTCTGGCCGCAGGAGGAAGGCCGCGCTGTCGTGAATACTTCTTTAAGTGCATTCCGGGAGTCGCTTGTGCAGGTCGACGCCAGGTACCCTTTCTATCCAAAAGACCGAGACTTGGATATGGCGCAGGATGCGGAAGAGGCTCTGCGCCGGATTCTGACGGAAATTGACGGAGCGGCTACCGCCGATCCAGATGGATATTGGTCGTCCTTTCTTGAGGATGTGGCGGTCGGCGACTATGCTGCCACTGCACTGTGA
- a CDS encoding NAD(P)-dependent oxidoreductase yields MRCLLIGASGFIGGRVRERLGADPAVTVIPAGRSGPLRLDLAGASHDELVARLRETEPDVVINCAGTTDGDPAGLAAGNVVAVARLLAALRSSAHHGKLIHLGSAAEYGPVPEGLAVPESCPPRPVSAYGMSKLAGTELVLAARRDGLAATVLRIFNPIGPGTPETLLPGRLVSAVRTSAVTGDRAQLGPLDGHRDFVDVRDVAEAVAAAVTAAGPLPEILNIGSGRATPLRDLAAMAAEMAGVAMPAEERSGSPRSAAVTWQQADITAAASTLGFQPAYPLLTSLRDMGVADPPPAR; encoded by the coding sequence ATGCGTTGTCTGCTGATCGGTGCTTCCGGGTTCATCGGTGGCCGGGTACGTGAGCGCCTCGGGGCCGACCCGGCGGTGACCGTGATCCCGGCCGGCCGGTCCGGCCCGTTGCGGCTGGACCTGGCCGGTGCGAGCCACGACGAACTGGTCGCCCGGCTGCGCGAGACCGAACCCGACGTGGTGATCAACTGCGCCGGGACGACGGACGGCGATCCGGCCGGCCTGGCCGCCGGCAACGTGGTCGCGGTGGCCCGGCTCCTCGCCGCGCTGCGGTCGTCCGCCCACCACGGCAAGCTGATCCATCTCGGCTCGGCGGCGGAATACGGGCCGGTGCCGGAGGGCCTGGCGGTGCCGGAGAGCTGCCCGCCGCGGCCGGTGTCCGCGTACGGAATGAGCAAGCTGGCCGGGACCGAGCTGGTGCTCGCCGCCCGCCGCGACGGCCTGGCCGCCACCGTGCTGCGGATCTTCAACCCGATCGGACCGGGCACCCCGGAGACGCTCCTTCCCGGTCGCCTGGTGTCAGCGGTACGAACCTCCGCGGTCACCGGCGACCGAGCCCAACTGGGCCCGTTGGACGGGCACCGCGACTTTGTCGACGTCCGGGACGTGGCCGAGGCGGTAGCGGCGGCGGTCACCGCGGCCGGTCCACTGCCCGAAATTCTCAACATCGGCAGTGGCCGCGCCACCCCCCTGCGCGATCTGGCGGCCATGGCGGCGGAGATGGCCGGGGTGGCGATGCCGGCCGAGGAGCGCAGCGGATCGCCGCGGTCCGCCGCGGTCACCTGGCAGCAGGCGGACATCACCGCAGCCGCGTCGACGCTGGGGTTCCAGCCGGCGTACCCGCTGCTGACGTCCCTGCGGGACATGGGTGTCGCCGATCCTCCCCCCGCCCGGTGA
- a CDS encoding SpoIIE family protein phosphatase has protein sequence MPDAPDELDVQVGRARAVRAVFDSMPVALAGLTGPQHRVDAVNHAFREVFGGFAVVGLPLSVPALLDICDQVFVSGVPQTLDGWPAGDREIDLTVAPRRDAAGSVAGVELIGVPRRESAAAGDEVAAVQRELLPTGLPLLPSVRLDGGYLPAGDADAAGGDWLDAVALGEGRVALIVGDVVGHGVAAAAAMGQLRAVLHDRLGATGDLLDAVGAADRLARRVPEAYAATVCIVQLDPADGRLTYCSAGHPPPLLAGPRAARFLPASGHGPLGTGATYLARTARLEPDEIVLLYSDGLIERPGGTPAAGNDALCRAVAGALSGPGPRDVLTALDLLIQRTGHTDDITVLVAARRDPPPSLRLTAPPGSVSVRGLRAGVEDWADALATGDQDRVAFAHVVTELVTNALEHGAGTVTLTAGVSPDGEARITVADQGRWRERPRPGDDDFRRDHGFGLAMVASFADRLDIDTGAVGTTVTVHRRLSRPLRPLTAGQSGSVRPGADPELMMIVDQPNAPSSRVAIHGPLDAGNVDDLSAELDRLTLGGSHDLVVDLSAVTLLASAAVSQLYRSDPRATGRRCPLRLYAPAGSTADQVLTLVDLPHATVDPHALAR, from the coding sequence GTGCCCGACGCTCCGGACGAGCTCGACGTGCAGGTGGGCCGGGCGCGGGCGGTCCGTGCCGTCTTCGACTCGATGCCCGTGGCGCTCGCCGGGCTGACCGGCCCGCAGCACCGGGTCGATGCGGTCAACCACGCCTTCCGCGAGGTGTTCGGCGGCTTCGCCGTGGTCGGCCTGCCGCTGTCCGTGCCCGCCCTGTTGGACATCTGTGACCAGGTTTTCGTCTCCGGTGTGCCGCAGACGTTGGACGGCTGGCCGGCCGGGGACCGGGAGATCGACCTGACGGTCGCGCCGCGCCGCGACGCCGCCGGCTCGGTCGCCGGTGTCGAGCTGATCGGTGTCCCCCGGCGGGAGTCCGCGGCGGCCGGCGACGAGGTCGCCGCGGTGCAGCGCGAGCTGCTGCCCACCGGTCTGCCGCTGCTGCCGTCCGTGCGCCTCGATGGCGGCTACCTGCCGGCCGGGGACGCCGACGCGGCCGGTGGTGACTGGCTCGACGCGGTCGCGCTGGGCGAGGGCCGGGTCGCGCTGATCGTCGGGGACGTGGTCGGGCACGGCGTGGCCGCGGCCGCCGCGATGGGTCAGCTGCGGGCGGTGCTGCACGACCGGCTCGGCGCGACCGGCGACCTGCTCGACGCGGTCGGTGCCGCCGACCGACTGGCCCGCCGCGTGCCCGAGGCCTACGCCGCCACCGTGTGCATCGTCCAGCTCGATCCGGCCGACGGCCGGCTCACCTACTGCTCCGCCGGCCACCCGCCGCCCCTGCTCGCCGGTCCGCGCGCGGCCCGCTTCCTGCCCGCGTCCGGGCACGGGCCGCTCGGCACCGGCGCCACCTACCTGGCCCGGACCGCACGGCTGGAGCCGGACGAGATCGTGCTGCTCTACAGCGACGGTCTGATCGAGCGGCCCGGCGGCACCCCGGCCGCCGGGAACGACGCGCTGTGCCGGGCGGTGGCGGGCGCGCTGTCCGGCCCCGGCCCGCGGGACGTCCTCACCGCGCTGGACCTGCTGATCCAGCGGACCGGCCACACCGACGACATCACCGTGCTCGTGGCGGCCCGGCGCGACCCGCCGCCATCGCTGCGGCTGACCGCGCCCCCCGGGTCGGTCTCCGTACGCGGCCTGCGGGCCGGCGTCGAGGACTGGGCCGATGCCCTCGCCACCGGCGACCAGGATCGGGTCGCGTTCGCTCACGTGGTCACCGAGCTGGTCACCAACGCGCTGGAGCACGGCGCCGGCACGGTCACCCTGACCGCCGGGGTGAGCCCGGACGGCGAGGCCCGGATCACCGTCGCGGACCAGGGTCGCTGGCGGGAGCGGCCGCGGCCCGGCGACGACGACTTCCGCCGCGACCACGGCTTCGGGCTGGCCATGGTCGCGTCGTTCGCCGACCGGCTGGACATCGACACCGGCGCGGTCGGCACGACGGTCACGGTCCACCGCCGCCTGTCGCGGCCGCTCCGGCCGCTGACCGCCGGACAGTCCGGCAGTGTGCGGCCCGGCGCGGATCCGGAGCTGATGATGATCGTCGACCAGCCAAACGCGCCGAGCAGTCGGGTGGCGATCCACGGCCCGCTGGACGCCGGCAACGTCGACGACCTGAGCGCCGAGCTCGATCGGCTCACCCTGGGCGGCAGTCACGACCTCGTCGTCGACCTCAGCGCGGTCACCCTGCTGGCCAGCGCCGCGGTCAGCCAGCTGTACCGCAGCGACCCGCGGGCCACCGGCCGGCGCTGCCCGCTGCGGCTGTACGCCCCCGCCGGCAGCACCGCCGATCAGGTTCTCACCCTGGTCGACCTGCCACATGCCACCGTCGATCCGCACGCTCTGGCACGCTGA
- a CDS encoding Spherulin-4: MSALVVPAYFHPAVAGDDWRALAAHGSSVRAVVLNSADGPGPAPERELTAAAVATGRPLLGYVDTDYGRRSPTAVHADVDRWHRWYPTAGLFLDRVCSQPELLPWYTELVEGIRRRTRGTVVFNHGAHPHPGYAVLADVLVTFEGPYAAYENLVAPDWARQLPPDRLWHLVYDTPEELLPLALDRAAAAGAGGVYVTDRAGANPWDGLPAYLAAEAEAWCR; encoded by the coding sequence GTGAGCGCGCTGGTCGTACCCGCCTATTTTCACCCCGCCGTCGCCGGCGACGACTGGCGGGCGCTCGCCGCACACGGCAGCTCGGTGCGCGCAGTGGTGCTGAACTCGGCCGACGGCCCGGGGCCGGCGCCCGAACGGGAGTTGACCGCCGCCGCGGTGGCGACCGGTCGTCCGCTGCTCGGCTACGTCGACACCGACTACGGCCGGCGCAGCCCGACCGCGGTGCACGCCGACGTGGACCGGTGGCACCGTTGGTATCCGACCGCCGGTCTGTTCCTCGACCGTGTCTGCAGCCAGCCGGAACTGTTGCCGTGGTACACCGAGTTGGTGGAGGGCATCCGGCGCCGGACGCGGGGCACGGTGGTGTTCAACCACGGCGCCCACCCGCACCCCGGCTACGCCGTACTCGCCGATGTGCTGGTGACCTTCGAAGGGCCGTACGCCGCGTATGAAAATCTCGTGGCGCCGGACTGGGCCCGGCAGCTGCCGCCCGACCGGCTCTGGCATCTGGTGTACGACACCCCGGAGGAGTTGCTGCCCCTGGCCCTGGACCGGGCCGCGGCGGCCGGGGCGGGCGGCGTCTACGTGACCGACCGGGCGGGAGCGAACCCGTGGGACGGCTTGCCCGCCTACCTGGCGGCGGAGGCCGAAGCCTGGTGCCGATGA